One window from the genome of Castellaniella sp. MT123 encodes:
- the moaB gene encoding molybdenum cofactor biosynthesis protein B, producing MKADPTQPPVSLRCAILTISSRRKTPDDTSGDYLSTALRDAGHAVQARDLCPDDRYQIRRILSDWIADPTIQVILCNGGTGFTHRKSTIAAVTPLLDQVVSGFGELFRHLSWLDIGASSLQSDALCGTANDTLIFCLPGSTGACQLAWEKILRPQFDSRQQPCNFASVYRTHPES from the coding sequence ATGAAAGCCGATCCGACTCAACCCCCCGTCAGCCTGCGCTGCGCCATCCTGACCATCTCCAGCCGCCGAAAGACACCAGACGACACCAGCGGAGACTATCTTTCGACCGCCCTGCGCGACGCCGGCCACGCCGTGCAGGCCCGCGACCTGTGCCCCGACGACCGCTACCAGATCCGCCGGATCCTCAGCGACTGGATCGCCGATCCGACCATCCAGGTGATCCTGTGCAATGGCGGCACCGGTTTCACCCACCGCAAGTCCACCATCGCGGCCGTCACCCCGCTGCTGGACCAGGTCGTATCGGGCTTCGGCGAACTCTTCCGCCACCTGTCCTGGCTGGACATCGGCGCCTCGTCCCTGCAGTCCGACGCCTTGTGCGGCACGGCCAACGACACGCTGATATTTTGCCTGCCGGGCTCGACCGGGGCCTGCCAACTGGCCTGGGAAAAGATCCTGCGGCCCCAGTTCGACAGCCGCCAGCAGCCCTGCAACTTCGCGAGCGTCTACCGCACGCACCCGGAATCCTGA
- a CDS encoding ChbG/HpnK family deacetylase — protein MSPERPKYRRIVVCADDFGMNAAVDAGILSLATLGRLSATSLLVDGPTASRNVPALLDTPLQVGLHLNLTESFGQPGLCLPLRQLIQAAYLRRLPMAQVREGVHRQLDRFRVLTGRGPDYVDGHQHVHQLPGVRDALLQALDADGDARPWIRDTGRPRMAGLPGGLRFKAGVIAILGAAGLRRRARTGGYRQNPGFLGVYDFKGGIPAYETWMSRWLTACQDGDVLMCHPALGHEPTDALSSQRQAEYAVLAGARMGRWLTEYHLTIAGADPRKEST, from the coding sequence ATGAGTCCTGAACGCCCAAAATACCGCCGCATTGTAGTGTGCGCCGACGACTTCGGGATGAACGCCGCCGTGGACGCCGGCATCCTCAGCCTGGCTACGCTGGGCCGCCTGTCGGCGACCAGCCTGCTGGTGGACGGCCCGACGGCATCCCGGAACGTGCCTGCGCTGCTGGATACGCCCCTGCAGGTCGGTCTGCATCTGAACCTGACGGAATCTTTTGGCCAGCCCGGCTTGTGCCTGCCGCTGCGCCAGCTGATCCAGGCCGCCTATCTGCGCCGTCTGCCGATGGCACAGGTGCGCGAGGGCGTGCACCGCCAGCTGGACCGCTTCCGGGTTTTGACGGGCCGCGGGCCGGATTATGTGGACGGTCATCAGCACGTCCATCAGCTGCCGGGCGTGCGCGATGCGCTGCTGCAGGCCCTGGATGCGGATGGTGATGCCCGTCCCTGGATCCGCGACACGGGCCGCCCCCGGATGGCAGGTCTGCCCGGTGGCCTGCGCTTCAAGGCCGGCGTGATCGCCATTCTGGGGGCCGCCGGCCTGCGGCGTCGCGCGCGGACAGGGGGCTACCGGCAGAATCCCGGTTTTCTGGGCGTGTATGATTTCAAGGGTGGCATTCCGGCGTATGAGACCTGGATGTCGCGCTGGCTGACGGCGTGCCAGGATGGCGACGTGCTGATGTGCCATCCGGCGCTGGGCCACGAACCCACCGACGCGCTGTCGTCCCAGCGCCAGGCGGAATATGCCGTGCTGGCCGGCGCGCGAATGGGGCGCTGGCTGACCGAATACCATCTGACGATCGCGGGGGCCGATCCCCGCAAGGAGTCCACATGA
- the glp gene encoding gephyrin-like molybdotransferase Glp: MLDFDAAQARLAARAQAPAEHETVTLDALLGRVLAHDLVANLDLPPADNSAMDGYALRAADAAVAGATLPVQQRCFAGQTPDPLRPGQAIRLFTGSLIPAGADTVVMQENCQEGDAGVTFASAVQPGRHIRRQGEDMRHGHVIVRRGTRLRPGHIAVLAAQGYAQAPVFRHLRVGILTTGDELVAPGQTLPAAAIYNSNAPMLASLCQGLHTAPAVLRHARDDAQAIEQAITELSGTCDLVLSVGGASVGEKDLVKPAIESLGGTLDLWRVRMKPGKPVALADLNDRPIVCLPGNPVSAFVVFALLVSPLIRGLQGCGQVLPPVRRGILRTDRPLGGDRDDFVRIQAAAQDDGLPVLTPHVQQSSGALSSLAWADGLARIPAGTTLQSGAEVGWYGLADWLG, from the coding sequence ATGCTCGACTTCGACGCCGCCCAAGCGCGGCTGGCGGCGCGCGCCCAGGCACCCGCCGAACACGAAACCGTCACGTTGGATGCCCTATTGGGGCGCGTGCTGGCGCATGACCTCGTCGCCAACCTGGATCTGCCGCCCGCCGACAACAGCGCCATGGACGGCTATGCCCTGCGCGCGGCCGACGCGGCAGTGGCCGGCGCCACCCTGCCCGTCCAGCAGCGCTGCTTTGCCGGGCAGACACCCGATCCCCTGCGCCCCGGCCAGGCCATCCGGTTGTTCACCGGCAGCCTGATTCCCGCAGGCGCCGACACAGTCGTCATGCAGGAAAACTGCCAGGAAGGCGACGCGGGCGTCACCTTTGCCTCCGCCGTGCAACCGGGTCGCCACATCCGCCGTCAGGGCGAGGACATGCGGCACGGCCACGTCATCGTGCGGCGCGGCACACGCTTGAGGCCCGGCCACATCGCAGTGCTGGCCGCCCAGGGCTACGCCCAGGCCCCCGTCTTCCGCCACTTGCGGGTCGGCATCCTGACGACCGGCGACGAACTCGTCGCCCCGGGCCAGACGCTGCCGGCCGCCGCCATCTACAACTCCAATGCGCCCATGCTGGCCAGTCTGTGCCAGGGTCTGCACACTGCCCCCGCGGTGTTGCGCCATGCCCGGGACGACGCTCAGGCGATCGAGCAGGCGATCACTGAACTGTCCGGGACTTGCGACCTGGTGCTCAGCGTGGGCGGCGCCTCGGTGGGTGAAAAAGATCTGGTCAAACCGGCCATCGAATCCCTGGGTGGCACGCTGGATCTATGGCGCGTGCGCATGAAACCGGGCAAACCCGTCGCGCTGGCCGACCTCAACGATCGCCCCATCGTCTGCCTGCCGGGCAATCCCGTGTCGGCCTTCGTTGTCTTCGCGCTACTGGTCAGCCCCCTGATCCGGGGCCTGCAAGGCTGCGGGCAGGTGCTGCCGCCCGTGCGCCGCGGCATTCTGCGAACAGACCGTCCCCTGGGCGGCGACCGCGACGACTTCGTCCGGATCCAGGCGGCCGCGCAAGACGACGGCCTGCCCGTCCTGACACCTCATGTCCAGCAGAGTTCCGGCGCCCTGAGCAGCCTGGCCTGGGCCGATGGCCTGGCGCGGATTCCCGCCGGAACCACGCTGCAATCCGGCGCGGAAGTGGGCTGGTACGGATTGGCGGACTGGCTGGGTTAG
- a CDS encoding MFS transporter, which produces MAKTIGAFFSLYLATLILLLSSGMFNTYVGLRLTAQSVSEIWVGAMIASYYLGLVLGARFGHRLIIQVGHIRAYAACAALMTITVLTMILIEDLWFWLGVRFVMGAAMVCLFVAIESWLNEQTENAARGTVFAFYMVATCLGTVLGQLTLGLFPNLDDKPLVFMALCSVLSLIPVTLTRRMHPALQVPAPLALRYYLTRVPLSLTVLFIAGMLNGAFYGLAPVYGLQHGMDTHEVGVFLATALATGLVFQWPIGWLADRISRVKLIRLGSVLLFCLGVPLWGWYPFSYPALLVFAAVLGMVQFTLYPMGTSFANDNVDPQRRVGLSALLYMVYGLGACIGPLVAGALMGVWGGDVYFVFVSACSLVLVVFIREQRVKGTHVSPDAPTQFVPMADTLQNSHVMAVLDPRVDVQRDVSHDPLAGDSMSVDGGEPSGPEAVPGVGRLPDPA; this is translated from the coding sequence ATGGCCAAGACGATCGGCGCATTCTTTTCCCTGTATCTGGCGACCCTGATCCTGTTGCTCAGCTCGGGGATGTTCAATACGTATGTGGGCTTGCGGCTGACGGCTCAGTCCGTGTCCGAAATCTGGGTGGGCGCGATGATCGCCTCTTATTACCTGGGTCTGGTGCTGGGTGCGCGTTTCGGGCACCGGCTGATCATCCAGGTTGGCCATATCCGGGCCTATGCCGCCTGTGCGGCGCTGATGACGATCACGGTGCTGACCATGATCCTCATCGAGGATCTCTGGTTCTGGCTGGGGGTGCGGTTCGTCATGGGGGCCGCCATGGTGTGCCTGTTCGTCGCGATCGAAAGCTGGCTCAACGAGCAGACCGAGAACGCCGCACGCGGGACTGTGTTCGCTTTTTACATGGTGGCGACGTGCCTGGGCACTGTCCTGGGCCAGCTGACCCTGGGCCTGTTCCCGAATCTCGACGACAAGCCGTTGGTTTTCATGGCACTGTGCAGCGTGCTCAGCCTGATCCCGGTCACCCTGACGCGGCGCATGCACCCGGCCTTGCAGGTGCCCGCGCCACTGGCGCTGCGCTACTACCTGACGCGGGTGCCCCTGTCGCTGACGGTGCTGTTCATCGCCGGGATGCTGAATGGCGCCTTTTACGGCCTGGCGCCCGTCTACGGCCTGCAGCATGGCATGGATACGCATGAGGTGGGGGTGTTCCTGGCCACCGCCCTGGCGACAGGCCTCGTCTTTCAGTGGCCCATTGGCTGGCTGGCGGACCGGATCAGCCGGGTGAAGCTCATCCGCCTGGGTTCCGTGCTGCTGTTCTGCCTGGGTGTACCCCTATGGGGCTGGTATCCGTTTTCCTATCCGGCCCTATTGGTCTTCGCGGCGGTGCTGGGCATGGTGCAATTCACGCTCTATCCCATGGGCACGTCGTTTGCCAACGATAACGTGGATCCGCAGCGGCGCGTGGGGTTGAGCGCGCTGCTGTACATGGTGTACGGTCTGGGCGCCTGTATCGGGCCCCTGGTGGCCGGCGCACTGATGGGGGTCTGGGGGGGCGATGTGTATTTCGTCTTCGTCTCGGCATGCTCGCTGGTGCTGGTCGTTTTCATCCGCGAACAGCGCGTCAAGGGGACTCACGTCAGTCCCGATGCGCCCACACAGTTCGTGCCCATGGCCGACACCCTGCAGAATTCCCACGTGATGGCGGTGCTGGACCCGCGCGTCGATGTGCAGCGGGATGTGTCGCACGATCCCCTGGCCGGCGATTCCATGTCCGTCGACGGCGGCGAGCCGTCCGGGCCGGAAGCGGTCCCGGGTGTCGGGCGGCTGCCGGACCCCGCGTAG
- a CDS encoding molybdenum cofactor biosynthesis protein MoaE: MVLIQTERFDVATLIAQLQARTAGQAGALVHFLGTVRDYSPQAGSHSLFLEHYPGMCEREIESLCERARQRWDILDTLVVHRVGELPLGDPIVFVGVASAHRGDAFRACEYIIDTLKTRAPFWKRETLADGHAFWVQQRDTDALKTAQWEDPSLPTP, encoded by the coding sequence ATGGTCCTGATCCAGACCGAACGCTTCGACGTCGCCACGCTGATCGCCCAACTGCAGGCCCGCACGGCCGGTCAGGCTGGCGCCCTGGTGCATTTCCTGGGCACCGTGCGCGACTATAGCCCCCAGGCGGGCTCGCACAGCCTGTTTCTCGAACATTACCCCGGCATGTGCGAACGCGAGATCGAATCGCTTTGCGAACGCGCAAGGCAGCGCTGGGACATTCTGGATACGCTGGTGGTGCATCGGGTCGGCGAACTTCCGCTCGGCGACCCGATCGTGTTCGTCGGTGTAGCCAGCGCCCACCGGGGCGACGCGTTCCGGGCCTGCGAATACATCATCGACACGCTGAAGACCCGCGCGCCCTTCTGGAAACGTGAAACGCTGGCCGACGGCCACGCCTTCTGGGTCCAGCAGCGGGACACCGACGCTCTGAAAACCGCCCAATGGGAAGACCCCTCACTGCCCACGCCATGA
- the moaC gene encoding cyclic pyranopterin monophosphate synthase MoaC, giving the protein MNGTEVSPTLTHLDENGQVRMVDVGAKAATARSAIAEGRVRLSPHAWRLLSAQANAKGEVLNTARVAGILAAKRCAELIPLCHSLPLSFVGVDFTADDDTHTLTIRSTCRTSHQTGVEMEAMTACTVAALTVYDMCKAADKGILIEQVRLVYKSGGKSGEWRND; this is encoded by the coding sequence ATGAACGGAACAGAAGTTTCCCCCACCCTCACGCACCTGGACGAAAACGGCCAGGTCCGCATGGTCGACGTGGGCGCCAAAGCCGCCACGGCGCGCAGCGCCATCGCCGAAGGCCGCGTGCGCCTCAGTCCGCATGCCTGGCGGTTGCTGTCGGCCCAGGCCAATGCGAAAGGCGAAGTCCTGAACACCGCGCGGGTGGCGGGCATCCTGGCGGCCAAGCGCTGCGCCGAACTGATCCCGCTGTGCCACAGCCTGCCGCTCAGCTTCGTCGGGGTGGACTTCACGGCCGACGACGACACACACACACTGACAATCCGCAGCACCTGTCGTACCAGCCATCAGACCGGGGTCGAGATGGAGGCCATGACGGCCTGCACGGTCGCCGCCCTGACGGTCTACGATATGTGCAAGGCGGCCGACAAGGGCATCCTCATCGAACAGGTACGGCTGGTCTACAAATCCGGGGGTAAAAGTGGCGAATGGCGCAACGATTGA
- a CDS encoding GtrA family protein — MFKKFITQIGWFVIVGCAAAATHWAIAVACVALAGLAPLLANIVGWLVAFGVSFTGHYRLTFRHQQAPLARAAGRFFMVSALGFAINEAAYATLLRLTAIRYDVLLALVLIGIAGMTFILGRYWAFRHSH, encoded by the coding sequence ATGTTCAAAAAATTCATCACCCAGATCGGCTGGTTCGTCATTGTAGGATGTGCCGCCGCCGCCACGCACTGGGCCATCGCGGTCGCCTGCGTGGCCTTGGCCGGGCTGGCGCCGCTGCTGGCCAACATCGTCGGCTGGCTGGTGGCCTTCGGGGTGTCGTTCACCGGCCATTACCGGCTGACCTTCCGCCATCAGCAGGCCCCGCTGGCGCGCGCGGCGGGACGATTCTTCATGGTGTCGGCGCTGGGGTTCGCCATCAACGAAGCGGCCTACGCCACCCTGCTGCGGCTGACGGCCATCCGCTACGACGTGCTGCTGGCCCTGGTCCTGATCGGCATCGCCGGCATGACCTTCATTCTGGGGCGCTACTGGGCGTTTCGCCACAGCCACTGA
- a CDS encoding TIGR01244 family sulfur transferase — translation MSLSYQSLSPDFAVSPQLQPADMQALAAAGFKSVIINRPDGEGGSDQPLSDDMLHAAQAAGLQARYQPVVSGSITAADVVEFAHLLHELPGPVLAFCRSGARCTKLFQAVQESERDQSRG, via the coding sequence ATGAGCCTGTCCTACCAATCCCTGAGTCCGGATTTCGCGGTGTCCCCGCAATTGCAGCCTGCCGACATGCAGGCGCTGGCCGCTGCCGGTTTCAAGTCCGTCATCATCAACCGCCCGGATGGCGAGGGCGGTTCCGATCAGCCGCTGTCGGACGATATGCTGCACGCCGCGCAGGCCGCCGGCCTGCAGGCCCGTTACCAGCCGGTGGTCAGCGGGTCGATCACCGCCGCCGACGTCGTCGAATTCGCGCATTTGCTGCATGAACTGCCCGGGCCGGTCCTGGCGTTCTGCCGTTCTGGTGCGCGCTGCACGAAATTGTTTCAGGCCGTACAGGAATCTGAGCGAGATCAATCCCGGGGCTGA
- a CDS encoding universal stress protein gives MFKKILIPTDGSKLSAQAANKGVCFARTIGAEIVALHVTQPFAATVGFDGMAAAYAITDEDYDRTAAEQAQKYLQAVLDRAETAGVKATAKAVSNFNVADGIVHAAQEENCDLIFIGSHGRSGLSRLLLGSVTVKVLGLAKVATLVYRVKEND, from the coding sequence ATGTTCAAGAAAATCCTGATCCCGACAGACGGCTCCAAACTCTCGGCCCAGGCCGCCAACAAAGGTGTCTGCTTTGCCCGCACGATCGGGGCCGAGATCGTCGCCCTTCACGTCACCCAGCCTTTCGCGGCGACGGTGGGCTTCGACGGCATGGCGGCTGCTTATGCCATCACGGACGAAGACTACGACCGCACCGCGGCCGAACAGGCGCAAAAATACCTGCAGGCCGTGCTTGACCGCGCGGAAACCGCGGGGGTCAAGGCCACTGCGAAGGCCGTCTCCAATTTCAACGTGGCCGACGGCATCGTCCATGCCGCCCAGGAAGAAAACTGCGACCTGATCTTCATCGGCAGCCATGGCCGCAGCGGCCTGTCGCGTCTGCTGCTGGGCAGCGTCACGGTCAAGGTCCTGGGGCTGGCAAAGGTCGCCACTCTGGTGTATCGCGTCAAGGAAAATGACTGA
- a CDS encoding EamA/RhaT family transporter produces MHTLILSISFSVAVSVFLKLARRCDVRIEQAILVNYVTACLLCLWLLRPPLATLFDQSATVWIILGLLGVLLPTVFLVMAAAVRQAGIVLSDTAQRLSLVIPILAAFLVFHESLSGRKALGIVLALGALACLLKRTPTGTAAAPSLGERAANNAAGSPRARWAWLSLLGVWVGYGTIDILFKQMARTGARFTSSLLLSFMLAALLMILWLAARRTAWHARSLASGILLGALNFSNIYFYIRAHQTYPQNPTLVFAAMNIGVISIGTLVGAGVFRERLSRANLAGIALAIGAVVLLFPR; encoded by the coding sequence TGCGCATCGAACAGGCCATTCTGGTCAACTACGTGACCGCTTGTCTGCTGTGCCTGTGGCTGCTGCGCCCGCCGCTGGCCACGCTGTTCGATCAGTCCGCAACCGTCTGGATCATTCTGGGGCTGCTGGGTGTGTTGCTGCCCACCGTGTTCCTGGTCATGGCCGCCGCAGTGCGCCAGGCCGGTATCGTGCTCAGCGATACAGCCCAGCGCCTGTCGCTGGTCATCCCCATCCTGGCCGCGTTCCTGGTCTTTCACGAGTCTCTGTCCGGCCGTAAGGCGCTAGGCATCGTCCTGGCCCTGGGGGCGCTGGCCTGTCTGCTGAAACGCACGCCCACCGGCACGGCCGCAGCGCCCAGTCTCGGCGAAAGGGCGGCGAACAATGCGGCCGGATCCCCGCGTGCCCGCTGGGCCTGGCTATCCCTGCTGGGCGTCTGGGTCGGCTACGGCACCATCGACATCCTGTTCAAGCAGATGGCGCGCACCGGCGCCAGGTTCACCAGCAGCCTGCTGCTGAGCTTCATGCTGGCCGCCCTGCTGATGATCCTGTGGCTGGCGGCCCGGCGCACCGCCTGGCATGCCCGCAGCCTGGCATCAGGCATCCTGCTGGGCGCACTGAACTTCAGCAACATCTACTTCTACATCCGCGCCCACCAGACCTACCCACAGAACCCGACGCTGGTCTTTGCCGCCATGAACATCGGGGTGATCTCGATCGGCACCCTGGTGGGGGCCGGGGTGTTCCGCGAACGACTCAGCCGCGCCAACCTGGCGGGCATCGCCTTGGCGATCGGAGCCGTGGTGCTGCTCTTCCCGCGCTGA
- the mobA gene encoding molybdenum cofactor guanylyltransferase MobA, with the protein MNVNRSDDPPSRVGDPVCPASWLDGLILAGGQSRRMRTPVAPDADKGLRDWRGRPLVDYVCRYLRGQGIDRILISANRHPDAYARYGQVVRDDADLADCGPLAGILAGLRQARAPWLFVLPVDVIRWPDDLMGRLAQAASPDHPAYARTPDGPHPLCLVVHRSSAASLAAFLQSGQRQAQAWLRDCQARPVDFPDPDCLVNLNTPEDWSRWEG; encoded by the coding sequence ATGAACGTCAATCGATCGGATGACCCACCTTCACGCGTTGGCGATCCGGTTTGCCCGGCGTCATGGCTCGACGGCTTGATCCTGGCCGGAGGGCAGTCGCGCCGTATGCGCACGCCTGTGGCACCGGACGCCGACAAAGGGCTGCGCGACTGGCGGGGCCGCCCGCTGGTGGACTATGTATGCCGGTATCTGCGGGGGCAGGGGATTGACCGAATTCTGATCAGCGCCAACCGCCATCCGGATGCGTACGCCCGCTACGGGCAGGTGGTGCGGGATGACGCCGATCTGGCGGATTGCGGCCCGCTGGCCGGTATTCTGGCGGGTCTGCGGCAGGCGCGCGCGCCCTGGCTGTTCGTGCTGCCGGTGGACGTCATCCGCTGGCCCGACGATCTGATGGGGCGCCTGGCCCAGGCCGCAAGCCCCGACCATCCCGCGTATGCCCGCACGCCCGATGGCCCGCATCCCTTGTGCCTGGTGGTGCATCGCTCGTCGGCGGCCAGCCTGGCGGCTTTTTTGCAGTCGGGCCAGCGTCAGGCGCAGGCCTGGCTGCGGGATTGCCAGGCCAGGCCGGTGGATTTCCCGGATCCCGATTGCCTGGTCAATCTGAATACGCCCGAGGACTGGTCACGCTGGGAAGGCTAA
- the moaA gene encoding GTP 3',8-cyclase MoaA: protein MSRVIFHRPEDQPALASELAPGSAVRDARGRPLRDLRISVTDRCNFRCTYCMPREVFGSDHVFLPHSALLTFEEITRVADVALSQGVRKIRLTGGEPLLRKQIEVLVAMLARLRTPDGQPPDLTLTTNGTLLARKADALAQAGLTRVTVSLDALDDALFERMSDSGVPVATILSGIDAAARAGLGPVKINMVVRRGMNDGQILPMARHFRHSGHILRFIEYMDVGSTNGWRMDEVVTGAEIVRRIGDEFSLKPVQAQYRGEVAARWAYDDGAGEIGLITSVSQPFCGDCTRLRLSPEGRLFTCLFAEQGHDVRALLRSGAGDQALRDRLAGVWQGRGDRYSELRGQAHRDHKIEMSYIGG from the coding sequence ATGAGCCGCGTCATCTTCCACCGACCGGAAGACCAGCCGGCTCTGGCGTCCGAACTGGCGCCGGGGTCGGCTGTGCGCGATGCGCGCGGGCGCCCTCTGCGTGATTTGCGCATTTCAGTGACCGATCGCTGCAATTTTCGCTGCACCTATTGCATGCCCCGCGAGGTCTTCGGATCGGATCACGTCTTCCTGCCGCACAGCGCGCTGCTCACCTTCGAGGAAATCACGCGTGTCGCGGACGTCGCCCTGTCCCAGGGTGTGCGCAAGATCCGCCTGACCGGGGGTGAACCCCTGCTGCGCAAACAGATCGAAGTGCTCGTGGCCATGCTGGCGCGTTTGCGTACGCCCGATGGCCAGCCGCCCGACCTGACGCTGACCACCAACGGCACGCTGCTCGCCCGAAAAGCCGACGCACTGGCACAGGCGGGCCTGACACGGGTCACCGTCAGTCTGGATGCGCTGGACGATGCCCTGTTCGAACGCATGAGCGACAGCGGCGTTCCGGTGGCCACCATTCTGTCGGGCATCGATGCGGCGGCCCGCGCCGGCCTGGGGCCGGTGAAAATCAACATGGTGGTGCGCCGGGGCATGAACGACGGGCAGATTCTGCCCATGGCACGGCATTTTCGTCATAGCGGGCATATTCTGCGCTTCATCGAATACATGGATGTGGGCAGCACTAATGGCTGGCGCATGGACGAGGTCGTCACCGGCGCCGAGATCGTCCGCCGTATCGGCGACGAATTTTCCCTGAAACCGGTTCAGGCACAGTATCGCGGCGAGGTCGCGGCGCGCTGGGCCTATGACGACGGGGCAGGGGAAATCGGCCTCATCACCAGCGTGTCGCAGCCTTTCTGCGGCGATTGCACGCGACTGCGGTTGTCTCCCGAAGGGCGCTTGTTCACCTGCCTGTTCGCCGAACAAGGGCACGATGTGCGGGCCTTGCTGCGGTCGGGCGCTGGCGATCAGGCACTGCGGGATCGCCTGGCCGGGGTCTGGCAGGGTCGGGGTGACCGGTATTCCGAACTGCGCGGGCAGGCCCACCGCGATCACAAGATCGAAATGAGCTACATCGGCGGCTGA
- a CDS encoding MoaD/ThiS family protein translates to MRHETQPLDEPVQAGLWLDALAARCPALGPAQRLKLAINQEHAGRHDTIRPGDEVAVFEPVTGG, encoded by the coding sequence ATGCGGCACGAAACCCAGCCGCTGGACGAACCCGTCCAGGCGGGCCTGTGGCTGGATGCGCTGGCGGCCCGGTGTCCCGCGCTGGGTCCGGCACAGCGGCTGAAGCTGGCCATCAACCAGGAACACGCCGGGCGCCACGACACGATCCGCCCCGGCGACGAGGTGGCCGTATTCGAACCGGTCACCGGCGGCTGA